One genomic window of Channa argus isolate prfri chromosome 5, Channa argus male v1.0, whole genome shotgun sequence includes the following:
- the LOC137128232 gene encoding bactericidal permeability-increasing protein-like encodes MSLTSSFRMHCFQSNEDIGRERLVLKQTAALVKMYPCCWLVLVALIPVTLGTNPGVNVKLTQKGLEYGRQLGLASIQQELKSIKVPDISGTERVSPIGKVQYSLSNLQIVNVGFPQSAVDLVPGTGVRLSISNAFISLHGDWRVKYLVIIKDSGSFDLNVNGLTITTSIAIRSDETGRPAVTSVGCAASVGSVSIKFHGGASWLYNLFTSFIDKALRGELAKQLCPLVNNAVSNLNPHLKTLNVLAQVDKYAEIEYSMVSSPTVSSSSIDLNLKGEFYNIGKHQEPPVPPTLFFLPSQNNNMLYLGLSAFTANSAAFVYDKAEIFNLYITDDIIPQSSPIRLSTKTFGVVIPQIAKLYPGLMIKLLVKTVKTPIISFQPNNITIQATGTVTAYAIQPNAILSPLFVLNLDTSVSTQMFVSEMRLAGAVSLNKMDLTLGTSYVGAFQVKSLDKVLQMVLELVVIPKVNAQLAKGYPLPAFGKMKLVNTQLQVLKDYMLIGTDVQFTA; translated from the exons ATGAGCCTTACTTCCTCTTTCAGAATGCATTGTTTTCAGTCAAACGAGGACATCGGGAGAGAAAGATTGGTtctaaaacaaactgctgctttAG TCAAGATGTACCCGTGCTGCTGGCTCGTCCTGGTCGCTCTGATCCCTGTGACCTTAGGCACCAACCCTGGAGTAAATGTCAAGCTAACACAGAAAGGCCTTGAATATG GCAGGCAACTGGGGTTGGCTTCAATCCAGCAGGAACTCAAAAGCATCAAAGTCCCGGATATTTCAGGGACAGAGCGTGTGTCTCCCATTGGAAAAGTCCAGTACAGCCTGTCAAA TTTGCAGATAGTGAATGTGGGATTTCCACAGTCTGCAGTGGATCTGGTGCCAGGTACTGGTGTGAGACTGTCTATCAGTAATGCTTTCATCAGTCTGCATGGGGACTGGAGGGTCAAGTACCTCGTAATAAT AAAGGACAGCGGCTCTTTTGATCTGAATGTGAACGGACTCACTATCACCACAAGTATCGCCATCAGGAGTGATGAGACAGGCCGACCTGCAGTCACTAGTGTCGGCTGTGCAGCCAGTGTCGGCAGTGTCAGCATCAAGTTTCACGGTGGAGCCAG TTGGCTGTACAATCTGTTCACAAGCTTCATTGATAAGGCATTGCGTGGTGAATTAGCGAAACAG CTCTGCCCTCTGGTGAATAATGCAGTATCTAATTTGAACCCTCACTTAAAAACTctcaatg TTTTAGCCCAGGTGGACAAGTATGCAGAGATTGAATATTCAATGGTGTCCTCGCCCACGGTGTCATCGTCTTCTATAGACTTGAACTTAAAG GGAGAATTTTACAACATCGGGAAGCACCAGGAGCCTCCAGTCCCCCCCACACTCTTTTTCCTGCCGTCCCAGAACAACAACATGCTGTACTTGGGTTTGTCTGCCTTCACTGCCAACTCTGCAGCCTTTGTCTATGATAAAGCTGAAATCTTTAATCTCTACATCACAGATGATATA ATCCCTCAAAGTTCTCCCATAAGACTCAGCACTAAAACATTTGGGGTCGTCATcccacag ATTGCCAAGCTCTACCCAGGCCTGATGATAAAACTGCTGGTGAAGACGGTGAAAACTCCTATCATCAGTTTTCAACCCAACAACATAACCATCCAGGCCACTGGCACAGTGACGGCCTACGCCATCCAACCCAACGCCATACTGTCCCCTCTTTTTGTCCTGAACTTA GACACCAGTGTCAGCACCCAGATGTTTGTCAGTGAAATGAGGCTGGCTGGAGCTGTCAGCCTTAACAA AATGGATCTGACCCTTGGGACAAGTTATGTTGGAGCGTTTCAG GTCAAATCCCTTGATAAGGTCCTCCAAATGGTGCTTGAACTGGTAGTGATACCCAAAGTGAATG CGCAACTTGCAAAGGGATACCCACTTCCTGCATTTGGGAAGATGAAACTTGTGAATACCCAGCTTCAGGTCCTAAAG GACTACATGCTGATTGGGACAGATGTTCAGTTCACGGCTTGA